Proteins co-encoded in one Ponticoccus alexandrii genomic window:
- a CDS encoding NAD(P)/FAD-dependent oxidoreductase, whose product MSVEFPKSLWAATAPARALSAPLSGAEETDVAVIGAGFTGLSAAIEARKRGHAVTVVEGKAAGWGASGRNNGQVIPILTSAEPDVWVSRYGEAGKRMVRLIGNSGDVLFDLVREFDMQAEAEQNGWFQPAHSPGRVKLSQKRVEAWQRHGFPAELKDATECAELLGTDFWYGGMYNPTGGHINPLALAREMARVAEHLGAVIHEDSPVISYERAGSAWVIKTAQGTLKARALILATNAYTGELASRLAPRIARSVVPVLSWQMATEPVGDNLRRQILPGRQAVSDTRGDLRFFRYDARNRLITGGAVMGSFDVANRVRRKAARSLAEAFPDLGVPEMTHVWSGYIGMNWDRFPRVHKLGPDGWAWVGCNGRGVALGTSLGRELARAATGQPEDELALPVTEPDPFPVHGFVRRFAPTYLAWLKRQDRKEVKL is encoded by the coding sequence ATGTCCGTCGAGTTCCCAAAATCGCTTTGGGCCGCCACCGCCCCCGCGCGCGCATTGTCAGCCCCGCTCTCGGGTGCCGAGGAGACCGATGTTGCCGTGATCGGCGCGGGCTTTACCGGCCTGTCCGCCGCCATCGAGGCCCGCAAGCGCGGCCATGCGGTCACCGTCGTTGAAGGCAAGGCCGCAGGTTGGGGCGCGTCGGGCCGAAACAACGGGCAGGTCATTCCGATCCTCACCTCTGCCGAACCCGATGTCTGGGTGTCGCGCTACGGCGAGGCGGGCAAACGCATGGTGCGGCTGATTGGCAATTCCGGCGATGTGCTGTTCGACCTGGTGCGCGAATTCGACATGCAGGCCGAGGCGGAACAGAATGGCTGGTTTCAACCCGCCCACAGCCCCGGTCGTGTGAAGCTGTCGCAAAAGCGCGTCGAGGCCTGGCAACGCCATGGCTTCCCGGCAGAGTTGAAAGACGCCACAGAATGCGCCGAGCTGCTGGGTACCGATTTCTGGTACGGCGGCATGTACAACCCGACGGGCGGTCATATCAACCCGCTTGCTCTGGCGCGGGAAATGGCGCGCGTGGCCGAGCATCTTGGCGCGGTGATCCATGAAGACAGCCCGGTGATTTCCTATGAACGGGCTGGCAGCGCATGGGTGATCAAAACGGCGCAGGGTACGCTGAAAGCGCGCGCCCTGATCCTTGCCACGAATGCCTACACGGGTGAGTTGGCCTCGCGGCTGGCGCCTCGCATCGCCCGCTCTGTTGTGCCGGTACTGAGCTGGCAAATGGCGACGGAGCCGGTGGGCGATAATCTGCGCCGTCAAATCCTGCCGGGCCGTCAGGCCGTCTCTGACACGCGCGGCGATCTGCGGTTCTTCCGCTACGACGCGCGCAACCGGTTGATTACCGGCGGGGCGGTTATGGGGTCCTTCGATGTCGCCAACCGGGTGCGCAGGAAAGCGGCCCGCAGCCTTGCCGAGGCCTTCCCGGATCTGGGCGTGCCGGAAATGACCCATGTCTGGTCAGGCTATATCGGCATGAACTGGGATCGCTTCCCGCGCGTCCACAAACTTGGCCCCGATGGTTGGGCGTGGGTCGGCTGCAATGGGCGGGGCGTCGCGCTTGGCACCTCTTTGGGGCGCGAACTGGCGCGTGCCGCCACCGGCCAGCCCGAAGATGAACTGGCCCTGCCGGTGACCGAGCCGGATCCCTTCCCGGTGCATGGTTTCGTGCGCCGATTTGCCCCCACCTATCTGGCCTGGCTCAAGCGTCAGGATCGAAAGGAAGTGAAGCTATGA
- a CDS encoding cytochrome c oxidase subunit II, with protein MNVRRFPFPKAESSLWLAAVLIALPNWASAADLFSPIGPVMEDQSTHFLRSAVIALVAVLPAIIALPILLWRYRYGSAARYAPDWEFNKWYESAIWGVPVLVICVLAFWLTQSTVRFDPYTPLGEDPLEINLVGLDFRYLALYPDQRVAALDQIVIPVGRPVTFRLTTDTVMQSFLPNGFAGQIYAMPGMITKLNLAANREGEGQAIQTQFNGYGFANMRVPMRAVSEAAFAAWVDGAKGDPLDAHGYAGLVVAGASAQEYHQSTPELRPLGDTCLFDRVVARYHQGTAVPPEAQPGSTAYDPAKGALPSGDCDTLLSESAPGVRRMTMTHDHSPSGSDQ; from the coding sequence ATGAACGTCAGACGCTTCCCTTTCCCAAAAGCGGAGTCCAGTTTGTGGCTTGCAGCGGTATTGATCGCTCTGCCGAACTGGGCTTCGGCGGCCGATCTCTTCAGTCCGATCGGCCCGGTCATGGAAGATCAGTCAACCCACTTTCTGCGCTCGGCTGTGATTGCGCTGGTGGCGGTTCTGCCCGCGATCATCGCACTGCCGATCCTTCTTTGGCGCTATCGGTATGGCAGCGCTGCGCGCTACGCGCCCGACTGGGAATTCAACAAATGGTACGAAAGTGCGATCTGGGGTGTCCCGGTGCTTGTGATCTGTGTGCTGGCGTTCTGGCTGACCCAATCCACGGTCAGGTTCGATCCCTACACCCCCTTGGGGGAGGATCCGCTTGAGATCAATCTTGTCGGCCTCGATTTCCGGTATCTGGCGCTCTACCCGGACCAAAGGGTCGCGGCGCTGGATCAGATCGTGATCCCGGTCGGGCGGCCCGTCACCTTCCGGTTGACCACGGACACGGTGATGCAGAGCTTTCTTCCCAATGGGTTCGCTGGCCAGATCTACGCGATGCCCGGCATGATCACGAAGTTGAACCTCGCCGCCAATCGCGAAGGCGAGGGCCAGGCAATCCAGACCCAGTTCAACGGCTACGGTTTCGCGAACATGCGGGTGCCCATGCGGGCGGTATCGGAGGCAGCATTCGCGGCGTGGGTCGATGGCGCGAAGGGCGATCCGCTGGACGCGCACGGCTATGCAGGGCTGGTTGTCGCGGGAGCCAGTGCTCAGGAATACCATCAAAGCACGCCGGAACTTCGGCCCTTGGGCGACACATGTCTCTTTGATCGTGTGGTTGCCCGCTATCACCAAGGCACCGCCGTTCCGCCAGAGGCGCAGCCGGGCAGCACCGCATACGATCCGGCAAAGGGAGCCTTGCCCAGCGGGGACTGCGACACGCTGCTGTCGGAAAGCGCCCCCGGTGTGCGCCGGATGACCATGACACATGACCACAGCCCCAGCGGGTCTGACCAGTAG
- a CDS encoding aminotransferase class V-fold PLP-dependent enzyme, which yields MSLEFKDIRSALIGEGAAISGPFGPRALIYADYVASGRALGFIEDAIRTHVLPYYGNTHTETSFVGRRTTQLREMAREAVRNAVDADENHAVIFTGAGATGAVDKLVQTFAMKGLAQGVVFVGPYEHHSNDLPWRECGAELVRIPLNAAGTICLEALERALEAHTEAPLKIGAFSAASNVTGVRTDLRAIARLLHAHDAFCVADFAAAAPYMPVALAETSKGAGDRIDAAVISPHKFPGGPGASGVLIAERSLFDTARPALTGGGTVSYVTAEGHSYITDPEHREEGGTPAIVDNIRAGMVMQLKRDMDEARVEARETVLTRRMEEALRAIPGMELLGPSNVPRLGIFSFNLRVKGKLLHHNYVVALLNDLFGIQARGGCSCAGPYGHALLNIDPSTSARHEAAVHQGHSIFRPGWARFGVNWFFEDEDVDKIAAAIRFVAEHGLEMLAYYRLDAVEGIWRATPDFEDSCPPALSALWETRTGQADTAPDFATCLAQAEALAGSATALDCCAGPDLSAEEEALRWFWLPQEVKRLTNEGAA from the coding sequence ATGTCACTGGAATTCAAAGATATCCGTAGCGCTCTGATCGGCGAGGGGGCGGCCATATCCGGCCCGTTCGGCCCGCGCGCCCTGATCTATGCGGATTATGTTGCTTCGGGCCGCGCGCTTGGTTTCATCGAAGACGCGATCCGCACCCATGTTCTTCCCTACTATGGCAACACCCACACCGAGACCTCTTTTGTCGGGCGCCGCACCACGCAGTTGCGTGAAATGGCGCGCGAGGCGGTGCGCAACGCGGTCGATGCGGATGAGAACCACGCGGTGATCTTCACCGGCGCCGGGGCGACCGGCGCGGTCGACAAGCTGGTGCAGACCTTTGCCATGAAGGGCCTTGCGCAGGGGGTCGTTTTCGTCGGCCCCTACGAGCATCACTCGAACGATCTGCCCTGGCGCGAATGCGGGGCGGAACTGGTGCGGATCCCGTTGAATGCGGCAGGGACGATCTGTCTTGAGGCGCTGGAGCGCGCGCTTGAAGCCCATACGGAGGCCCCGCTTAAGATCGGCGCCTTCTCGGCCGCCTCGAACGTTACCGGCGTGCGCACCGACCTGCGCGCCATTGCCCGTCTGCTTCATGCGCATGACGCGTTCTGCGTCGCCGATTTTGCCGCTGCCGCGCCCTATATGCCGGTGGCGCTTGCCGAAACTTCAAAGGGCGCGGGCGACCGGATCGACGCGGCCGTGATCTCGCCGCATAAATTCCCCGGCGGCCCCGGCGCCTCCGGTGTTCTGATCGCCGAGCGCAGCCTGTTTGATACCGCGCGCCCGGCACTGACGGGGGGCGGCACGGTGAGCTATGTCACCGCCGAGGGGCACAGCTACATCACCGACCCCGAGCATCGTGAAGAGGGCGGCACACCGGCGATTGTCGACAACATCCGCGCCGGCATGGTGATGCAGCTGAAACGCGACATGGACGAGGCGCGTGTCGAAGCCCGCGAAACCGTGCTGACCCGCCGGATGGAAGAGGCCCTGCGCGCCATTCCGGGGATGGAGCTGTTGGGGCCGTCGAACGTGCCGCGCCTGGGGATCTTCTCGTTCAACCTGCGCGTCAAAGGCAAGTTGCTGCATCACAACTATGTTGTGGCGCTGCTGAACGACCTGTTTGGCATCCAGGCACGGGGCGGGTGTTCCTGTGCCGGGCCCTATGGCCATGCGCTGCTGAATATCGACCCGAGCACCAGTGCGCGGCATGAGGCCGCCGTTCATCAGGGCCATTCGATCTTCCGCCCCGGTTGGGCGCGGTTTGGCGTGAACTGGTTCTTCGAGGACGAAGACGTGGACAAGATCGCCGCCGCGATCCGCTTCGTGGCCGAGCATGGGCTTGAAATGCTGGCCTACTACCGGCTGGACGCGGTCGAAGGCATCTGGCGCGCCACGCCCGACTTTGAAGACTCCTGTCCCCCGGCGCTGTCCGCACTTTGGGAAACGCGGACAGGGCAGGCGGACACCGCGCCCGATTTCGCCACCTGCCTGGCGCAGGCCGAGGCGCTGGCCGGCTCCGCTACGGCTCTGGACTGTTGTGCCGGGCCGGACCTGTCCGCCGAGGAAGAGGCGCTGCGCTGGTTCTGGCTGCCGCAGGAGGTGAAGCGGCTGACCAACGAAGGGGCCGCGTGA
- a CDS encoding cbb3-type cytochrome c oxidase subunit I produces the protein MEHFIFGRLGWDDIAIFDVFRDPTVSNIVGSSAGWLAVIGGVVVAALLLIKGWWRPLLFEWLNTTDHKKIGIMYIVVGLVMFARGVAEGVVMRTQYVTAFEGGYLTADHFSELFSTHGTIMIFFALMPFLIGFMNLLVPLMIGARDVAFPRLNQISLGFTIVGAMLLMVSLVIGKFATGGWTGYPPYTGVAFQPGTGPDYWIWSLGLSGIGSLLTGLNFAVTIYKMRCPGMTYLRMPIFVWTALCTSILLIFALPPLTAVVIMQALDRYLDFHFFTNDLGGNMMNFANLFWMFGHPEVYILILPAFGLYSEFTAIFAGKRIYGYTSLVIATMAIAVLSFTVWLHHFFTMGQSPTINVAFGIATMLIAIPTGVKVYVWIATLWGGRIRMRTPIIYLAGFILFFAVGGYTGILLANPTINFTVHNSQFVVAHFHNVLLPGTLFAVLASIYVWFPKFFGFRLDERWSATTAWLFIIGFTFAFMPLYMVGLMGLPRRSPAFDDPSYIPYMIVTMGGALCVFAALCTLIGTFVVSAKRREELAVPGGDPWDGRTLEWATPSPVPEWNFAFLPEVKCQDAFAVEKAQGSAYKIEREDFEDIELAPKSWIGLTIIVFGTLLGFAMVFWIWWLAVLSALALLAHAIGLGFVRDEGEIIPADVVERTERDWIAAARQGQGTDRTDEVSARNRGFSARITEA, from the coding sequence ATGGAACATTTCATCTTCGGGCGTCTCGGTTGGGACGATATTGCGATCTTCGACGTCTTTCGCGACCCCACGGTCAGCAACATCGTCGGCAGTTCCGCCGGCTGGCTGGCCGTGATCGGCGGTGTGGTTGTCGCTGCGTTGCTGTTGATCAAAGGCTGGTGGCGGCCGCTGCTCTTTGAGTGGCTCAACACCACCGACCACAAGAAAATCGGGATCATGTACATCGTCGTGGGCCTTGTGATGTTCGCCCGAGGGGTCGCCGAAGGCGTCGTGATGCGCACGCAATACGTTACCGCGTTCGAGGGGGGCTATCTGACGGCAGACCACTTCTCCGAGCTCTTTTCGACCCACGGCACGATCATGATCTTCTTTGCGTTGATGCCCTTCCTGATCGGATTCATGAACCTGCTGGTGCCGCTGATGATCGGCGCGCGCGATGTGGCGTTTCCGCGGCTCAACCAGATCAGCCTCGGGTTCACGATCGTTGGCGCGATGCTGTTGATGGTCAGCCTCGTGATCGGGAAATTCGCCACCGGCGGCTGGACTGGCTATCCGCCCTATACCGGCGTCGCCTTTCAGCCGGGAACGGGGCCGGATTACTGGATCTGGTCGCTGGGCCTGTCAGGGATCGGGTCGCTGCTGACGGGGCTGAATTTTGCCGTGACGATCTACAAGATGCGCTGCCCCGGCATGACGTATCTTCGCATGCCGATCTTTGTCTGGACGGCGCTTTGCACGTCGATCCTTTTGATCTTTGCGCTGCCGCCACTGACCGCCGTGGTCATCATGCAGGCGCTGGACCGCTACCTCGATTTTCACTTCTTCACCAACGACCTTGGCGGAAACATGATGAACTTCGCCAACCTGTTCTGGATGTTCGGACACCCGGAGGTCTATATTCTGATCCTGCCCGCCTTCGGTCTCTATTCCGAGTTCACGGCGATTTTCGCGGGCAAGCGGATTTACGGATATACCTCGCTGGTGATCGCCACCATGGCCATCGCCGTCCTGTCCTTCACGGTCTGGCTGCACCATTTCTTCACCATGGGACAAAGCCCGACGATCAACGTGGCCTTCGGCATCGCGACCATGCTGATCGCCATTCCGACGGGCGTGAAGGTCTATGTCTGGATCGCCACGCTTTGGGGCGGGCGGATCCGGATGCGCACGCCGATCATCTATCTGGCCGGGTTCATCCTTTTCTTCGCCGTGGGCGGATATACCGGCATTCTGCTGGCGAACCCGACGATCAATTTCACCGTTCACAACAGCCAGTTTGTCGTCGCGCATTTTCACAACGTGCTGCTGCCCGGCACGCTTTTCGCGGTGTTGGCCAGCATCTATGTCTGGTTCCCGAAATTCTTCGGTTTTCGGCTGGACGAACGCTGGTCCGCGACAACGGCGTGGCTGTTCATCATCGGCTTCACCTTCGCGTTCATGCCGCTTTACATGGTGGGTTTGATGGGCCTGCCGCGCCGCAGCCCGGCCTTTGATGATCCGAGCTATATTCCCTACATGATCGTGACGATGGGGGGGGCGCTGTGCGTGTTTGCGGCGCTCTGCACCCTGATCGGCACCTTCGTTGTCTCCGCAAAACGGCGAGAAGAGCTTGCGGTGCCGGGTGGTGATCCGTGGGATGGACGGACGCTGGAATGGGCCACGCCTTCCCCGGTGCCGGAATGGAATTTTGCGTTTCTGCCAGAGGTGAAATGTCAGGATGCCTTTGCGGTCGAAAAGGCGCAGGGCTCGGCCTACAAGATTGAGCGCGAGGATTTCGAGGATATCGAACTGGCCCCGAAAAGCTGGATTGGCCTGACGATCATCGTGTTTGGCACGCTTTTGGGGTTTGCCATGGTGTTCTGGATCTGGTGGCTCGCGGTGCTGTCTGCCCTTGCCTTGCTGGCGCACGCCATCGGTCTTGGCTTCGTACGGGACGAAGGCGAAATCATTCCCGCAGACGTGGTTGAACGCACCGAGCGCGACTGGATCGCGGCGGCACGGCAAGGGCAGGGCACCGACCGGACCGATGAAGTGTCAGCGCGCAACCGCGGCTTTTCTGCCCGCATCACGGAGGCGTAG
- a CDS encoding cytochrome c oxidase subunit 3 encodes MTTSTSHLQSHPGLNLGAAHGQAHADAEPVVFGFWIFLMSDLVTFAMFFAVYATSLQATAGGPGNADIVDVTSIALQTGALLVSSLLFGIATVAMKHGSAARTVIFWLIASLAFGLCFLGLEVRDFIDAADKGAVPMRSGYLSAFWALVGLHGLHVAVGSVMILVVCTQIAFFGLASDVKTRVLRLGLYWHFLDIIWIGIFSVVFLPGLLT; translated from the coding sequence GTGACCACATCGACCTCTCACCTCCAAAGCCATCCGGGGCTCAACCTTGGCGCCGCGCACGGGCAAGCCCACGCAGATGCGGAACCTGTCGTATTCGGCTTCTGGATCTTTCTGATGAGCGATCTCGTCACCTTTGCGATGTTCTTTGCCGTCTATGCCACGTCCCTTCAGGCAACCGCCGGGGGACCTGGCAATGCCGATATTGTCGATGTGACCAGCATCGCGCTGCAAACCGGTGCGTTGCTGGTCAGTTCATTGCTGTTCGGGATTGCGACGGTCGCGATGAAACACGGCTCAGCCGCCCGCACCGTGATCTTCTGGCTCATCGCCTCACTCGCATTCGGGCTTTGTTTTCTCGGCCTTGAAGTCCGCGACTTTATCGACGCGGCGGACAAGGGGGCGGTGCCTATGCGATCGGGCTATCTCAGCGCCTTTTGGGCGCTGGTCGGACTGCACGGACTTCACGTGGCCGTGGGAAGCGTCATGATCCTTGTCGTCTGCACCCAGATCGCCTTCTTCGGACTTGCGTCAGACGTCAAAACCCGCGTGCTCAGGCTTGGGCTTTACTGGCACTTTCTTGATATCATCTGGATCGGGATTTTCTCTGTCGTCTTTCTGCCGGGGCTTCTGACATGA
- a CDS encoding M20 aminoacylase family protein, with protein sequence MAVENWVAKEVAELTEFRRDLHMNPELLYDVERTAQKVAEALRAAGVDEVHEGIGRTGVVGVIRGQSNASGRSIGLRADMDALPIIEETGKPYASQVPGKMHACGHDGHTTMLLGAARHLAESRVFDGTVMVIFQPAEEGGAGARAMIEDGLFTRWPCNEVYGMHNRPNLPVGQFTINSGPIMGSVDEVKITITGRGGHAARPEQTIDPLPIAGALLQAVQTLTSRNLDPIDSAVISLCTIQSGNAFNVIPQDVTLTGTVRTLREEVRDMIEDRLTAMVGNIAAAFGAVGTTEYLRHYPVTVNHERETGLAASAAQEVAGVENVHLDMPQTLGGEDFSFMLNEVPGAMINVGNGPSAALHHPQYDFNDDVIAWGSSYWTTLVRQRLPLT encoded by the coding sequence ATGGCTGTCGAGAACTGGGTCGCCAAAGAGGTCGCGGAGCTGACGGAGTTCCGCCGCGATCTGCATATGAATCCCGAGCTGTTGTATGACGTGGAGCGCACGGCGCAGAAAGTGGCCGAGGCCCTCCGCGCCGCGGGGGTCGACGAGGTCCACGAGGGCATCGGCAGGACCGGAGTCGTCGGTGTCATCCGGGGCCAGAGCAACGCTTCCGGGCGCAGTATCGGTCTGCGCGCCGATATGGATGCACTGCCGATCATCGAGGAAACCGGCAAGCCCTACGCCTCGCAGGTGCCTGGCAAGATGCACGCCTGCGGTCATGACGGCCACACCACGATGCTCTTGGGGGCGGCGCGTCATCTGGCGGAAAGCCGGGTGTTTGACGGCACCGTGATGGTGATCTTTCAGCCTGCCGAAGAGGGCGGCGCCGGGGCGCGCGCGATGATCGAGGACGGGCTTTTCACCCGCTGGCCCTGCAATGAGGTCTATGGCATGCACAATCGCCCGAACCTTCCGGTCGGGCAGTTCACCATCAATTCCGGCCCGATCATGGGGTCCGTCGATGAGGTGAAAATCACGATCACCGGACGGGGCGGTCATGCCGCGCGGCCCGAACAGACCATCGATCCGCTGCCCATCGCGGGCGCGTTGTTGCAGGCGGTGCAGACGCTGACCTCGCGCAACCTCGATCCGATCGACAGTGCGGTGATCTCGCTGTGCACCATTCAGTCGGGCAACGCGTTCAACGTCATTCCGCAGGATGTCACCCTGACCGGCACCGTGCGCACGCTGCGTGAAGAGGTGCGGGACATGATCGAGGACCGTCTCACGGCCATGGTCGGCAACATTGCCGCCGCCTTCGGCGCGGTTGGCACGACCGAGTACCTGCGCCACTACCCGGTGACGGTGAACCATGAACGCGAGACCGGGCTGGCCGCCAGTGCGGCGCAGGAAGTGGCCGGTGTCGAGAATGTCCATCTCGACATGCCGCAGACGCTGGGCGGAGAGGATTTTTCCTTTATGCTCAACGAAGTGCCGGGAGCGATGATCAATGTCGGCAACGGGCCATCCGCGGCGCTGCATCACCCGCAGTACGATTTCAACGATGATGTGATCGCTTGGGGCAGTTCCTATTGGACGACTCTGGTGCGCCAGAGGTTGCCGCTGACCTGA
- the cyoD gene encoding cytochrome o ubiquinol oxidase subunit IV has protein sequence MSDKNKRAHDLRMYFTGFGLAVTLTALSFLTAILQPFGPVGLFASLAVLAIAQVIVHFRFFLHIDLSRQKREDLQLILFTVLIIAIMVAGTVWVLGNLMTRMM, from the coding sequence ATGAGCGACAAGAATAAACGTGCGCATGATCTGCGCATGTATTTCACCGGATTTGGATTGGCGGTCACACTGACGGCCCTCTCATTCCTGACTGCCATTCTGCAACCCTTCGGGCCCGTTGGCCTTTTTGCATCCCTCGCCGTGCTGGCCATCGCGCAGGTCATCGTTCATTTCCGCTTTTTCCTGCACATCGACCTGTCCCGGCAAAAGCGCGAAGACCTGCAACTGATCCTCTTTACCGTACTGATCATCGCCATCATGGTCGCCGGAACTGTCTGGGTCCTGGGCAATCTGATGACGCGGATGATGTGA
- a CDS encoding L-2-amino-thiazoline-4-carboxylic acid hydrolase produces the protein MTEEKKMDLNDVPILLRRRIEAMMLKHVLDVITERSGREEAEAVIGAACSKSAIEQGQMLAEELGHAPDLTDFAAIQPNWTREDALRIETIEMSEEKMDFNVVKCRYAEMYHEMGLGDIGHLLSCNRDGDFCIGYNPEIEMTRTQTIMKGASHCDFRYRMKKEA, from the coding sequence ATGACCGAAGAGAAAAAGATGGACCTGAACGACGTTCCGATCCTCCTGCGCCGCCGGATCGAGGCGATGATGCTCAAACATGTGCTCGATGTGATCACCGAGCGTTCGGGCCGTGAAGAAGCCGAAGCCGTGATCGGTGCGGCATGCTCGAAATCCGCGATTGAGCAGGGGCAGATGCTGGCGGAAGAGCTGGGCCACGCGCCGGATCTGACGGATTTCGCCGCGATCCAGCCGAACTGGACGCGCGAGGATGCGCTGCGGATCGAGACCATCGAGATGTCCGAGGAAAAGATGGATTTCAACGTGGTGAAATGCCGGTACGCGGAGATGTATCACGAGATGGGGCTGGGCGACATCGGCCACCTGCTGTCTTGCAACCGCGATGGCGATTTCTGCATCGGCTACAACCCGGAGATCGAAATGACACGGACCCAGACGATCATGAAGGGCGCCAGCCATTGTGACTTTCGCTACCGTATGAAGAAGGAGGCCTGA